The following are encoded in a window of uncultured Pseudomonas sp. genomic DNA:
- the fliE gene encoding flagellar hook-basal body complex protein FliE has translation MSQGVEFNRLMLEMRSMQADAMVRQKPVASTPEPGAPSFSEMLGQAVGKVNETQQASNKLATAFEMGTSGVDLTDVMIASQKASVSFQAMTQVRNKLVQAYQDIMQMPV, from the coding sequence ATGAGCCAGGGTGTTGAATTCAATCGTTTGATGCTGGAAATGCGTTCCATGCAGGCCGACGCCATGGTGCGTCAGAAGCCTGTCGCCAGCACGCCTGAACCTGGTGCGCCGAGCTTTTCCGAGATGCTCGGGCAGGCGGTGGGCAAGGTCAACGAAACCCAGCAGGCCTCCAATAAACTGGCCACTGCCTTTGAAATGGGCACCAGTGGTGTCGATTTGACTGACGTGATGATCGCCTCGCAGAAAGCCAGCGTTTCCTTCCAGGCCATGACCCAGGTCCGCAATAAACTGGTTCAGGCTTATCAAGACATTATGCAGATGCCGGTTTAA
- a CDS encoding VF530 family protein, with product MANTAKDPLHGVTLETVLSALVAQYGWDGLAQRIDIRCFKSDPSIKSSLTFLRKTPWAREKVEALYIRSQARK from the coding sequence ATGGCTAACACTGCAAAAGATCCGCTGCATGGCGTCACCCTTGAAACTGTCCTCAGCGCTTTGGTGGCTCAGTACGGCTGGGACGGTCTGGCGCAACGGATCGACATTCGTTGTTTCAAGAGCGACCCGAGCATCAAGTCCAGCTTGACCTTTTTGCGCAAGACGCCTTGGGCGCGCGAGAAGGTTGAGGCGCTGTATATCCGCTCGCAGGCACGTAAATAG
- a CDS encoding redoxin domain-containing protein, which produces MKPGAFIGLGEPAPWFTCRTLNKDRFVFDTVAGRYIVLCFFGSAAEPGSARLLRRLAKLRPRFDDQSLSFFGVSVDPADERQQRVASSLPGVRYFLDFERKVSALYGGWQESGDYQRVTYVLDPLLRVAAVLPFQGEEEAHMTALLAVLQRLPPIAPAYPASGEAPVLVLPRVFEPALCQALIDYYGTQGGTASGFMQEVDGKTVQVFGRDHKVRRDCTLEEPLLRAACQRRIQERVVPLLQRAFQFKASCMERYLIGCYDAQEGGHFRAHRDNTTKGTAHRGFAVSLFLNSGEYEGGYLRFPEFGSGLYAAPTGGVVVFSCGLLHEATPVTAGRRYMFLPFLYDEAGRRVREENLVFLEDTPPPAVTG; this is translated from the coding sequence GTGAAACCCGGCGCATTTATAGGGTTGGGCGAGCCAGCCCCCTGGTTCACCTGCCGCACGCTGAACAAGGACCGTTTCGTCTTCGATACGGTGGCTGGGCGTTACATCGTGTTGTGTTTCTTCGGTTCTGCGGCCGAGCCGGGTAGCGCTCGACTACTTAGGCGGCTTGCCAAGTTGCGCCCGCGTTTTGATGACCAGAGCCTGTCCTTCTTCGGGGTCTCGGTCGACCCAGCGGATGAACGTCAACAGCGGGTGGCCAGTTCACTGCCCGGCGTTCGCTATTTTTTGGATTTCGAACGCAAGGTCAGTGCCTTATATGGGGGTTGGCAGGAATCTGGGGATTATCAGCGCGTGACTTATGTGCTCGACCCTTTGCTGCGGGTGGCGGCCGTCTTGCCGTTTCAGGGCGAGGAAGAGGCTCACATGACCGCTCTGTTGGCAGTGTTGCAGCGTTTACCGCCGATCGCTCCTGCGTACCCGGCCAGTGGTGAGGCTCCGGTGTTGGTTCTGCCGCGGGTGTTTGAGCCGGCGCTGTGTCAGGCCTTGATCGACTACTACGGCACCCAGGGCGGCACTGCTTCGGGTTTTATGCAGGAGGTCGATGGTAAGACTGTGCAGGTGTTTGGCCGTGACCATAAGGTTAGGCGCGACTGCACGCTAGAAGAGCCGTTGTTGCGAGCAGCGTGTCAGCGTCGTATTCAGGAGCGGGTGGTACCACTGTTGCAGCGGGCGTTTCAGTTCAAGGCAAGCTGTATGGAGCGTTATCTGATCGGCTGTTATGACGCCCAAGAGGGAGGGCACTTTCGCGCGCACCGCGACAACACCACCAAAGGTACGGCACACCGGGGGTTTGCAGTGTCACTGTTTCTCAACAGTGGCGAGTACGAGGGCGGTTATCTGCGCTTCCCTGAGTTTGGTTCAGGCCTGTACGCCGCGCCTACGGGAGGCGTAGTGGTGTTTTCCTGTGGCTTGCTGCATGAGGCAACGCCGGTCACCGCCGGGCGGCGCTATATGTTTCTACCTTTTCTCTATGATGAGGCCGGCCGGCGTGTCAGGGAGGAGAATCTGGTGTTTCTAGAGGACACGCCCCCACCAGCCGTAACGGGGTGA
- the putP gene encoding sodium/proline symporter PutP, producing the protein MTASTPMLVTFVVYIALMVLIGLFAYMRTKNLSDYILGGRSLGSFVTALSAGASDMSGWLLMGLPGAVYLSGLSEGWIAIGLVVGAYLNWLFVAGRLRVQTEHNGNALTLPDYFTNRFEDSSRLLRIFSALVILVFFTIYCASGVVAGARLFESTFGMSYETALWAGAAATIAYTFIGGFLAVSWTDTVQATLMIFALILTPVVVMLATGGADTTFAAIELQDATNFDMLKGATFVGVISLMAWGLGYFGQPHILARFMAADSVKSIPAARRISMTWMVLTLSGAVAVGFFGIAYFAAHPDLAGPVTENPERVFIELAKLLFNPWIAGILLSAILAAVMSTLSCQLLVCSSALTEDFYKAFLRKGASQTELVWVGRSMVLLIAIVAIMLASNPENRVLGLVSYAWAGFGAAFGPVVILSLVWKQMTRNGALAGMVVGALTVILWKNLLGHLGLYEIIPGFILATLAIVVFSKVGNGPSVSMVKRFDEAEKEYQDAHRA; encoded by the coding sequence ATGACTGCAAGTACTCCGATGCTTGTCACCTTCGTGGTGTACATCGCGCTCATGGTGCTGATCGGCCTGTTCGCTTATATGCGCACCAAGAACCTTTCTGACTACATCCTCGGTGGTCGTAGCCTCGGTAGCTTTGTCACCGCCTTGTCGGCGGGTGCATCGGACATGAGCGGCTGGCTGCTTATGGGCTTGCCGGGTGCGGTATACCTGTCCGGTCTGTCTGAAGGCTGGATTGCCATCGGCCTGGTGGTCGGGGCTTACCTGAACTGGTTGTTTGTCGCTGGCCGCCTGCGCGTGCAGACCGAGCACAATGGCAATGCCTTGACCCTGCCGGATTACTTCACCAACCGCTTCGAAGACAGCAGCCGCCTGCTGCGTATCTTCTCCGCGCTGGTGATTCTGGTGTTCTTCACCATCTACTGCGCCTCGGGTGTGGTAGCGGGTGCTCGACTATTCGAAAGCACCTTCGGCATGTCCTACGAGACCGCCTTGTGGGCCGGCGCTGCGGCGACCATTGCCTACACCTTCATTGGTGGTTTCCTCGCGGTAAGCTGGACTGACACCGTACAAGCCACGCTGATGATCTTTGCCCTGATCCTCACTCCTGTTGTGGTGATGCTTGCCACAGGGGGGGCTGATACCACCTTCGCGGCTATCGAACTGCAGGACGCGACCAACTTTGACATGCTCAAAGGTGCGACCTTCGTGGGTGTTATTTCACTAATGGCGTGGGGCCTGGGCTACTTCGGCCAGCCGCATATTCTGGCGCGTTTTATGGCGGCTGATTCGGTTAAGTCGATCCCTGCGGCCCGTCGCATCTCCATGACCTGGATGGTGCTGACCCTGAGCGGCGCTGTGGCCGTCGGCTTCTTCGGTATTGCCTACTTTGCGGCTCACCCGGACCTTGCAGGCCCCGTGACCGAGAACCCGGAGCGGGTGTTTATTGAACTGGCCAAGCTGCTGTTCAACCCATGGATCGCCGGTATTCTGTTGTCTGCCATCCTGGCGGCAGTGATGAGTACCCTGAGCTGCCAGCTGCTGGTGTGCTCCAGCGCCCTAACCGAAGACTTCTACAAAGCCTTCCTGCGTAAAGGTGCCTCGCAGACTGAGCTGGTATGGGTCGGACGTAGCATGGTGCTGCTGATTGCCATTGTCGCCATCATGCTGGCCTCCAATCCGGAAAACCGCGTGCTGGGCTTGGTGTCCTATGCGTGGGCAGGCTTCGGTGCGGCGTTTGGTCCGGTCGTGATCCTGTCGCTGGTATGGAAGCAGATGACCCGCAATGGTGCCCTGGCTGGCATGGTGGTCGGTGCCCTGACCGTGATCCTGTGGAAGAATCTGCTCGGCCATCTGGGGCTGTACGAAATCATCCCAGGCTTTATCCTCGCCACTCTGGCCATCGTCGTGTTCAGCAAAGTCGGCAATGGTCCTTCGGTCAGCATGGTCAAGCGCTTCGACGAAGCGGAGAAGGAATACCAGGACGCCCATCGCGCCTGA
- a CDS encoding HDOD domain-containing protein, whose protein sequence is MQSETSDYSIYRRLVSQLMQGEEQLPSLPTITMEIRRALGDPNISLNALARLVSHDPALSALLMKHASSALYRHTTPPKSLLEVINRLGMSEVDRITMAHSIKSLFTLHSPGHKRLFIEAWERLVIKASTCAMLARLLGRVTAEHALLASLLSEVGTLAVLSAFRSETITPSTELYDKLCNEYSQSLGIIVLKKWSVDDDYIELIRNTGNWQFSPEDTLQLLDLVNLARYHTIKAREPNADLPPLEELAAYQKLLPPQDMIDENGALSLLSSHRAEILAIAQTLR, encoded by the coding sequence TTGCAGAGCGAAACATCCGATTACTCAATCTACCGGCGTTTAGTCTCGCAACTGATGCAGGGTGAAGAGCAATTGCCCAGCCTGCCGACCATCACCATGGAGATCCGCCGGGCCCTGGGCGATCCTAATATCTCTCTTAATGCCTTGGCGCGTTTAGTCAGTCACGATCCTGCGCTCAGCGCTCTGCTGATGAAGCATGCCTCCAGCGCGCTGTATCGCCATACCACCCCGCCTAAATCGCTGCTTGAGGTCATCAACCGCCTCGGCATGAGCGAAGTCGACCGGATTACCATGGCGCACAGCATCAAAAGCCTGTTCACCCTGCATAGCCCTGGGCATAAACGACTATTTATCGAAGCGTGGGAGCGCCTGGTGATCAAGGCCAGTACCTGCGCCATGCTGGCGCGCCTGCTGGGCCGGGTGACGGCGGAGCACGCCCTGCTGGCCAGCCTACTCAGTGAGGTGGGCACCCTGGCCGTGCTCTCAGCCTTTCGCAGCGAGACCATCACACCCTCTACCGAGCTGTATGACAAGCTGTGCAACGAATACAGCCAGTCACTCGGCATCATCGTGCTGAAAAAATGGTCGGTAGATGACGACTATATCGAGCTTATCCGCAACACCGGCAATTGGCAGTTCAGCCCGGAAGACACGCTGCAATTGTTGGATCTGGTCAACCTAGCGCGTTATCACACGATTAAAGCGCGCGAGCCGAATGCCGACTTACCGCCATTAGAGGAACTGGCGGCGTATCAGAAACTGCTGCCACCACAAGACATGATCGACGAGAACGGTGCACTCAGCCTACTGAGCAGTCACCGCGCCGAGATCCTGGCGATTGCGCAAACCTTGCGCTGA
- a CDS encoding group 1 truncated hemoglobin: MRSLLILFFLLLSGCAQQSARDDSLYSDLGEQAGITRIVEGMLLNIAADPRIVRHFENIDIVRLRDKLVEQICVEAGGPCTYTGDSMAESHKGQNLTPSDFNALVENLQTAMSSQGVAMPAQNRLLARLAPMRAQVIDR; this comes from the coding sequence ATGCGCAGCCTGCTGATACTATTTTTTTTGCTCCTGAGTGGCTGTGCTCAGCAGTCAGCTAGAGACGACAGCCTCTACAGTGACCTCGGCGAGCAAGCCGGAATTACCCGTATCGTCGAAGGCATGCTGTTGAATATCGCCGCTGACCCACGCATCGTTCGGCACTTCGAGAACATCGACATCGTGCGCTTGCGCGACAAACTGGTGGAACAGATCTGCGTTGAAGCCGGTGGCCCCTGCACCTATACCGGCGATAGCATGGCGGAAAGCCATAAGGGCCAAAATCTTACCCCGAGCGATTTCAATGCTCTGGTCGAGAACCTGCAAACGGCCATGAGCAGCCAGGGCGTCGCCATGCCCGCGCAGAATCGCTTATTGGCCCGTCTCGCGCCGATGCGGGCGCAGGTAATTGATCGTTAG
- a CDS encoding DUF3034 family protein, translating to MLATGGASSLEGAAGGGITPWAVLSGYGERGEWGADVFATRVQTGDYRLDVAGVGVAFDNRIELSYARQRFDLGNLARNLNLPENSLSQDVFGLKVRLFGDLIYDQLPQVAIGLQHKRQKDFLIPRLVGAQRSEDTEAYLNASRLILGGAFGYNLLLNGGIRYSRANELGLLGFGGDRRDRHSVLKEGSIAVLFNPRWALGLEYREKPDNLSFAGESDWADLFLGYFPNKNLALVLAYARLGEIATLDNQNGVYLSVQGSF from the coding sequence ATGCTGGCCACTGGTGGTGCCAGTAGCCTCGAAGGCGCGGCCGGCGGCGGCATCACGCCCTGGGCGGTGCTGTCCGGTTATGGTGAGCGTGGCGAATGGGGCGCTGACGTCTTCGCCACACGGGTGCAAACCGGCGATTACCGTCTGGATGTGGCGGGTGTTGGCGTAGCATTCGATAACCGGATTGAGCTGTCCTATGCCCGCCAGCGCTTTGATCTGGGTAACTTGGCGCGCAACCTGAATTTGCCGGAAAACAGCCTGAGTCAGGATGTTTTCGGCCTTAAGGTACGTCTGTTCGGTGACCTGATCTACGACCAGCTGCCACAGGTGGCAATCGGCCTTCAGCACAAACGGCAGAAGGACTTTCTGATCCCTCGTTTGGTGGGCGCGCAGCGCAGTGAGGACACCGAAGCTTATCTCAACGCCAGCCGGTTGATCCTCGGCGGTGCCTTTGGCTACAACCTGCTGCTCAACGGCGGCATCCGCTACAGTCGGGCCAACGAGCTGGGCCTGCTGGGCTTTGGTGGTGATCGGCGTGATCGTCACTCGGTGCTTAAAGAGGGCTCCATCGCCGTGCTGTTCAATCCGCGTTGGGCGCTGGGGCTGGAGTATCGAGAGAAGCCGGATAACCTCAGCTTTGCTGGAGAGAGTGACTGGGCCGATCTGTTTCTCGGCTACTTCCCCAACAAGAACCTGGCGCTGGTGCTGGCCTATGCGCGCCTCGGTGAAATCGCCACGCTGGATAATCAGAACGGCGTTTACCTCTCCGTACAGGGGAGTTTTTAA
- a CDS encoding EAL domain-containing protein, which translates to MLRNSFQARIAGVLVLLLLVVVGALYVAVQAATNTAVRSQAREQLDVGSLVFQQLLEVRGRQLHDAVQVLAADFGFKDAVASGDTETIRSALTNHGARINASAVMMLSLDGSLEISSDRQISGETAQRLSAQVMQRQREGVQIFLMPIADKIYLLVQATVTAPLPIARVMMGFQVDDAFAAELRELTHLDLTLLATQDGAADIWISTLQPPQLEQLQDDMAEPANEAVSLIGTESYLNQTLLLASGDGFAVRALLHKSLSQAQQAFAPLDQDILLIALVALAASLGGALLLARSVSQPVQQLAALAERVRQGDYQVSLDLQRSDELGRLATAFKAMQQGIAERERQLAHNALHDPLTGLPNRALALERLGSAIMAQRPTALLYLGVADFRAVNQSVGPQGGDVALQQLSQRLQGTLRPGDSVARIIGDEFLMLLENTDSDSAVGIADRVQQLLITPLRVANHEFAMACRIGIACYPADGNAPEELLRRATIAMQDAASMASHLQVYQRGRDDAQQRQIRLIRDLRHAPDKAELQLHYQPKLNIADSQVGQAEALLRWQHPELGMVSPGEFIPLAERTGSIKLLTAWVIEDVMRQLREWAGRGLRVQVSLNISTEDLIDPQLPERVRALLAEYQVPAEQLVFEITESGVMLNPELALQVLHGLRECGISLSVDDFGTGYSSLAQLKRMPVQELKIDQSFIRDLDDGSEDSVIVRSTIEMSHSLGLKVVAEGVEFERSLQLLARWNCDTAQGYLISRPLAAQAFEAWMVQHMHGASSVAP; encoded by the coding sequence ATGCTGCGCAATAGTTTCCAGGCTCGGATTGCTGGGGTACTGGTCCTGCTGCTGTTGGTGGTGGTCGGCGCGCTCTATGTAGCCGTGCAAGCGGCCACCAATACGGCCGTGCGCAGCCAGGCGCGCGAGCAACTGGATGTCGGCAGCCTGGTGTTTCAACAGCTGCTCGAAGTGCGTGGCCGGCAGTTGCACGATGCGGTGCAGGTGCTGGCCGCTGATTTTGGTTTTAAGGATGCCGTGGCCAGTGGTGATACCGAAACCATTCGCTCGGCGCTGACCAATCATGGGGCGCGGATCAATGCCAGCGCCGTGATGATGCTGAGCCTGGACGGCAGCCTGGAGATCAGCAGCGACCGTCAGATCAGTGGCGAGACGGCGCAACGCCTTAGTGCTCAGGTGATGCAGCGCCAGCGCGAGGGTGTCCAGATTTTCCTCATGCCGATTGCCGATAAAATCTACCTGTTGGTACAGGCCACGGTCACCGCGCCGCTGCCGATTGCCCGCGTGATGATGGGTTTTCAGGTGGATGATGCATTCGCCGCCGAATTGCGTGAATTGACGCACCTGGACTTGACCCTGCTGGCGACCCAGGACGGTGCGGCCGATATCTGGATCAGCACCCTGCAGCCGCCACAGCTTGAGCAGTTGCAAGACGATATGGCCGAGCCGGCGAATGAGGCCGTCAGCCTGATCGGCACTGAGTCCTACCTTAATCAAACCCTGCTGCTGGCCAGTGGTGACGGCTTTGCGGTGCGCGCGCTGTTGCATAAATCCTTGAGTCAGGCGCAGCAAGCGTTTGCCCCGCTTGATCAGGATATTCTGCTGATTGCGCTGGTGGCATTGGCCGCTTCCCTGGGCGGTGCATTGCTGTTGGCGCGCTCCGTGTCGCAACCGGTGCAGCAACTGGCGGCGCTTGCCGAACGGGTGCGTCAGGGCGATTACCAGGTCAGCCTGGATCTGCAACGCAGCGATGAGTTGGGGCGTTTGGCCACGGCCTTTAAGGCCATGCAGCAAGGTATTGCCGAGCGTGAGCGGCAACTGGCGCACAACGCCCTGCACGATCCGCTAACCGGCTTGCCCAATCGCGCCCTGGCGCTGGAGCGTTTAGGCAGCGCGATTATGGCGCAGCGTCCTACGGCATTGTTGTACCTGGGGGTGGCGGATTTTCGTGCAGTCAATCAAAGCGTCGGGCCGCAAGGTGGTGACGTGGCGCTGCAGCAGCTGAGCCAGCGCCTGCAGGGGACGCTGCGCCCAGGTGACAGTGTGGCGCGGATTATTGGCGATGAATTTCTCATGCTCCTGGAAAATACCGACAGCGACAGTGCAGTGGGCATTGCTGACAGGGTTCAGCAGCTGCTGATCACGCCTTTGCGCGTAGCCAACCATGAATTCGCCATGGCGTGTCGCATCGGCATTGCGTGCTACCCGGCGGATGGCAATGCCCCTGAAGAGCTGCTGCGCCGGGCGACCATTGCGATGCAGGATGCTGCGAGCATGGCCAGCCATCTGCAGGTTTACCAGCGCGGCCGCGATGATGCCCAGCAGCGGCAGATTCGTCTGATTCGCGACCTGCGCCATGCCCCGGATAAGGCCGAGTTGCAGTTGCACTATCAGCCAAAGCTGAACATTGCCGACAGTCAGGTAGGCCAGGCCGAAGCCTTGCTGCGTTGGCAACATCCTGAGTTGGGCATGGTTTCGCCAGGTGAGTTTATCCCGCTGGCCGAACGCACCGGCAGCATCAAGCTGTTGACCGCCTGGGTGATCGAGGACGTCATGCGCCAGTTGCGGGAGTGGGCCGGGCGCGGTCTGCGCGTGCAGGTGTCGTTGAATATTTCCACCGAAGACCTGATCGACCCGCAGTTGCCGGAGCGGGTCAGGGCACTCTTGGCCGAGTATCAGGTGCCGGCCGAGCAGCTTGTTTTTGAAATTACCGAAAGCGGGGTGATGCTTAATCCCGAGCTGGCTCTGCAGGTGTTGCATGGCCTGCGTGAGTGCGGCATTAGCCTGTCGGTGGATGACTTCGGCACGGGGTACTCGTCCCTGGCTCAGCTCAAGCGTATGCCGGTGCAGGAACTGAAGATCGACCAATCGTTTATCCGTGACCTGGACGATGGCAGCGAAGACTCGGTGATCGTGCGCTCAACCATTGAGATGAGCCATAGCCTGGGCCTCAAGGTGGTTGCCGAGGGGGTCGAGTTTGAGCGCAGCCTGCAGCTGCTGGCGCGCTGGAATTGCGACACCGCTCAGGGGTATCTGATCAGCCGGCCATTGGCGGCGCAAGCCTTTGAAGCCTGGATGGTGCAGCACATGCACGGTGCTTCGAGCGTGGCGCCTTGA
- a CDS encoding methylamine utilization protein: MSQYLHISFARSLLSMLLLSAPLHAASLQAELRDSQGQPLANAVLSLRSTVSAPTVPATAIMDQRSQQFAPNVLAVRSGTSVAFPNSDNIRHHVYSFSPAKRFELRLYQGTPSEPVIFDTPGVVVLGCNIHDWMLGYVYVTDDPWFAVSDERGRLNLEQLPAGAYTASLWHPQAPDMLPQALGELQLAEGGNQQRFTLAMQAPVIQARPSAPISAFGDAFKKARDAAQ, from the coding sequence ATGAGCCAATACCTGCATATATCGTTCGCGCGCTCACTGCTGAGCATGTTGCTGTTGAGCGCACCGCTGCATGCCGCCAGCTTGCAAGCCGAGTTGCGCGATAGCCAAGGGCAGCCCCTGGCCAATGCCGTGCTCAGCTTACGGAGTACCGTGAGTGCGCCGACGGTGCCGGCTACAGCCATCATGGATCAACGTTCACAACAGTTCGCACCGAATGTACTGGCGGTGCGTAGCGGTACGTCGGTGGCGTTTCCCAACAGCGACAACATTCGCCACCACGTCTATTCCTTCTCCCCGGCCAAGCGTTTTGAGCTGCGTCTGTACCAGGGCACGCCAAGTGAACCCGTGATCTTCGATACACCCGGCGTGGTGGTGCTTGGCTGCAATATCCATGACTGGATGCTGGGCTATGTCTATGTCACTGACGACCCCTGGTTTGCGGTTAGTGATGAGCGCGGGCGGTTGAACCTGGAGCAACTGCCGGCGGGTGCTTACACGGCCAGCCTCTGGCATCCACAAGCACCGGACATGCTGCCGCAGGCTTTGGGCGAACTGCAGTTGGCTGAGGGCGGTAATCAGCAACGTTTTACCCTGGCGATGCAGGCCCCAGTCATTCAGGCTAGGCCGAGTGCACCGATCAGCGCTTTTGGCGATGCGTTTAAGAAGGCTCGCGATGCTGCGCAATAG
- a CDS encoding AraC family transcriptional regulator, which produces MLNARLIRLDDQAHEHTHDHHQLVLSLAGRAEFEVNGRGGEVCRMRACLVPGDADHQFAGMGDNRMLIVDLDEQGISSEDRQLLTGLFETPRYPQLDADFQHLLSYAGAELERYGADPLLARALGGVLLRALHLRLFGEPPARAAGALNVERLDSYIVEHLARRISVAELAQVACLSPSHFHAQFKDCVGMTPHQYLLKTRLDRAVRLLRESGLPLIRIAEECGFSSQSALTTAMRRYLGLTPKRLRSAE; this is translated from the coding sequence ATGCTCAACGCGCGCTTGATACGTCTTGATGACCAGGCCCACGAACACACTCATGATCACCACCAGTTGGTGCTGTCGCTGGCTGGGCGCGCTGAATTTGAGGTCAATGGCCGTGGTGGTGAGGTGTGCCGGATGCGCGCCTGCCTGGTGCCAGGCGATGCCGACCACCAGTTTGCCGGTATGGGCGACAACCGCATGCTGATTGTCGATCTGGATGAGCAGGGCATCTCTAGCGAAGACCGGCAGCTGCTGACGGGCCTGTTCGAAACGCCGCGTTACCCTCAATTGGATGCCGATTTTCAGCATCTGCTGAGTTACGCCGGTGCTGAACTTGAGCGCTACGGTGCTGATCCGCTGCTGGCGCGAGCGCTCGGTGGCGTCCTGCTGCGGGCTTTGCACCTGCGGCTGTTTGGCGAGCCGCCTGCACGGGCTGCTGGTGCCTTGAATGTGGAGCGCCTCGACAGTTATATCGTCGAGCATCTGGCGCGGCGTATCAGTGTGGCGGAGCTGGCTCAGGTGGCCTGCCTGAGCCCCAGTCATTTTCATGCGCAGTTCAAGGACTGTGTCGGCATGACACCGCACCAATACTTGCTAAAAACCCGTCTTGATCGTGCAGTGCGGCTATTGCGCGAGAGCGGGCTGCCGCTGATCCGCATCGCTGAAGAGTGCGGGTTCTCCAGCCAGAGCGCCCTCACCACGGCCATGCGCCGTTACCTTGGCCTGACCCCCAAGCGTTTGCGCAGCGCCGAATAG
- a CDS encoding protease inhibitor I42 family protein produces the protein MFVPRLTLALGLALLTACAQTPSSVTLEQKQQSKCPLSLQVGQQFILRLPSNPTTGFRWLLRDSAPQVLQSLGPEVYSNPEDAGLVGSAGISTWRFRVATAGEGQLALTYERPWEVGVVPAQRFDCRINAR, from the coding sequence ATGTTTGTTCCCCGCCTGACACTCGCGCTCGGCCTTGCACTGCTCACCGCCTGCGCGCAAACACCCAGCAGCGTAACCCTGGAGCAGAAGCAGCAGAGCAAATGTCCACTGTCGCTACAGGTAGGCCAGCAATTTATTCTGCGTTTGCCGAGCAACCCCACCACTGGCTTTCGCTGGCTGCTGCGCGACTCCGCGCCACAGGTACTGCAAAGCCTCGGCCCAGAGGTCTACAGCAACCCTGAAGACGCCGGATTGGTCGGCAGCGCTGGCATTTCCACCTGGCGCTTCCGTGTAGCCACGGCGGGTGAAGGCCAGCTGGCCCTGACCTATGAACGCCCCTGGGAGGTTGGCGTGGTGCCCGCGCAACGTTTTGACTGCAGGATAAACGCCCGCTAG
- the cmoA gene encoding carboxy-S-adenosyl-L-methionine synthase CmoA: MPGFIDQCAANVSKQPDRLFAQPLAQVPDFAFNEDVVRVFPDMIKRSVPGYPTIVENIGVLAGQFAQPHSVLYDLGSSLGAVTQALRRHVQIADCRVIAVDNSSAMVERCREYLHAQDSMFQELLPVEVIEADILSLDFQPTSLVALNFTLQFIQPEQRLALLTRIRQALLPGGALILSEKLQFEDAAQHTLLSNLHVAFKRANGYSELEIAQKRSAIEKVMLPDSLEQHRERLLAAGFSQVVPWFQCLNFASMIALP; encoded by the coding sequence ATGCCCGGCTTTATCGACCAGTGCGCAGCCAACGTGAGCAAACAACCCGATCGCCTCTTCGCCCAGCCCCTGGCTCAGGTGCCCGACTTCGCCTTCAACGAGGATGTGGTGCGGGTGTTTCCCGACATGATCAAACGCTCGGTGCCGGGTTATCCGACTATTGTCGAGAACATCGGCGTACTGGCTGGCCAATTCGCCCAGCCCCACAGCGTGCTGTATGACCTCGGCAGCTCGCTGGGCGCTGTCACCCAAGCGCTGCGCCGGCATGTGCAAATCGCCGACTGCCGGGTGATTGCCGTGGACAATTCCAGCGCCATGGTCGAGCGCTGCCGCGAATACCTGCACGCGCAAGACTCGATGTTTCAGGAGTTATTGCCGGTCGAGGTGATCGAAGCCGATATTCTCAGCCTCGACTTCCAGCCCACTTCACTGGTCGCGCTGAACTTCACCCTGCAATTTATCCAGCCCGAACAGCGCCTCGCCTTGCTCACACGGATCCGTCAGGCCCTACTGCCCGGCGGCGCGCTGATCCTCTCGGAAAAATTGCAGTTCGAAGACGCCGCGCAGCACACCCTGCTCAGCAACCTGCATGTCGCCTTCAAGCGCGCCAACGGCTACAGCGAGTTGGAAATCGCCCAGAAGCGCAGCGCCATCGAAAAAGTCATGCTCCCCGACAGCCTCGAGCAACATCGTGAGCGCCTGCTCGCCGCCGGCTTTAGCCAGGTGGTGCCGTGGTTCCAGTGCCTTAACTTTGCCTCGATGATTGCCCTGCCATGA